Proteins from a single region of Sphaerochaeta globosa str. Buddy:
- a CDS encoding ATP-binding protein — MTSDEFLIGYEKAVMELKLPFSPDDFLGWSLTSDVTPTELDILDRLLGAMVAKKNASSISTLKKLSRIPQKNPLLFGNFNMDLLNEKAKRQVLSLKSLSFISSKRNVIMIGPTGTGKTHLAMAIGNECCSNKMKAYFIKMDELKDKFHDAIVGEKTGKLLNGLSKYSCLIVDEVGYCKLNRQETLLFFQLVDRIGLKETGSIVLTSNKDLSQWPEVFDEDDALECAIDRLWDKAICMTFSGQSHRGSDREQIELNFLKFR, encoded by the coding sequence ATGACAAGTGACGAATTTCTCATCGGGTACGAGAAGGCCGTAATGGAGCTGAAATTGCCTTTTTCACCGGATGATTTCCTGGGATGGAGCCTGACTTCTGATGTTACACCAACCGAACTCGACATCTTGGACAGGCTCCTTGGCGCAATGGTTGCGAAGAAGAACGCGTCTTCGATAAGCACTTTGAAGAAGCTTTCGAGAATTCCACAGAAAAATCCTCTCCTGTTCGGCAACTTCAACATGGATCTTCTCAACGAGAAGGCAAAAAGGCAGGTTCTATCATTGAAAAGCCTTTCCTTCATCAGTTCAAAGAGAAATGTAATAATGATTGGACCGACGGGAACTGGTAAAACCCACCTTGCTATGGCCATCGGGAATGAATGCTGCAGCAACAAGATGAAGGCGTACTTCATCAAGATGGATGAGCTGAAAGATAAGTTTCATGATGCGATTGTCGGAGAAAAGACCGGAAAACTCCTGAACGGACTTTCCAAGTATTCCTGCCTTATTGTCGATGAGGTGGGATACTGCAAGCTCAACAGGCAGGAGACGCTTCTGTTCTTCCAATTGGTTGACCGAATAGGACTGAAGGAGACGGGAAGCATTGTTCTTACCAGCAACAAAGATCTTTCTCAGTGGCCGGAAGTGTTTGATGAGGATGATGCTCTTGAATGTGCCATCGACAGACTTTGGGACAAGGCCATCTGCATGACCTTTTCTGGGCAGAGTCACAGAGGTTCGGATAGGGAGCAGATTGAGTTGAACTTCCTCAAGTTCAGATAA
- the istA gene encoding IS21 family transposase: protein MSQEITQDILSQAVKDVIAKFGKMNLAELERMLHLSRQQLRHLQKNDFKLMPNGNTGKSKTTKISPFSEFINTEYLAKGIKNSSVIFDALRRQGYKGSHTSVKAYISKHLDLVPARRILAANTPNRGRRYVTEPGEMFQMDWGFVNVCDNYGNIWQCACFAMVCHHCGLRYVEFFPSAKQENLFIGMVHAFMVMGVPKTVLTDNMKSVVIKRLGDGTPVWNKEYEAFQTLIGFKTKLCKVAHPFTKGAVERLILYVKQNFIVGKTFTNITDLNNEARTWCYEKNNVITRSRDVVPMEEHYKHEAFSILPEIARLIPYLAPMRTISYDGYVNYENRIYGVPLCYSGKFVRVQRTGDVLKILTPDTHDELYAHHVNWSKKPNNCIGQWSLEPEEQPTQKVTSTLAFVPPRDTSRRFDRFSILKEDSFNDK, encoded by the coding sequence ATGTCCCAAGAGATTACACAGGACATACTATCACAAGCAGTGAAAGATGTTATAGCCAAGTTCGGCAAGATGAACCTTGCCGAGCTGGAACGAATGCTACATCTTTCACGTCAACAGTTGAGGCACCTGCAGAAGAATGACTTCAAGCTCATGCCAAACGGGAATACCGGGAAGTCGAAGACGACGAAGATTTCGCCCTTTTCGGAATTCATCAATACTGAATACCTTGCCAAAGGAATCAAGAATTCGTCTGTTATCTTTGATGCACTACGAAGGCAAGGCTACAAAGGCAGCCATACTTCGGTGAAGGCTTACATCAGTAAGCATCTTGACCTGGTGCCTGCCCGCAGGATCCTTGCAGCAAACACGCCAAACCGTGGTCGACGATATGTCACTGAGCCTGGAGAGATGTTCCAGATGGACTGGGGTTTTGTAAATGTTTGCGATAATTACGGCAACATCTGGCAGTGTGCATGCTTTGCAATGGTATGCCATCACTGCGGTCTCCGATACGTGGAGTTCTTTCCGTCAGCCAAGCAGGAGAACCTCTTCATCGGCATGGTACATGCCTTCATGGTGATGGGAGTCCCAAAGACAGTCCTTACTGACAATATGAAAAGTGTTGTGATAAAGAGACTTGGCGATGGGACTCCTGTCTGGAACAAGGAATACGAGGCCTTCCAGACTTTGATCGGATTCAAGACCAAGCTGTGCAAGGTTGCTCATCCCTTCACCAAGGGGGCTGTCGAGCGGCTGATACTCTATGTGAAGCAGAACTTCATAGTCGGAAAGACCTTCACCAACATAACCGATCTCAACAACGAAGCCAGAACTTGGTGTTACGAGAAGAACAACGTCATTACCAGAAGCAGGGATGTCGTACCGATGGAAGAGCACTATAAGCACGAAGCTTTTTCCATCCTTCCTGAAATTGCTCGTCTAATCCCGTATCTTGCTCCCATGAGGACAATTTCTTATGACGGATACGTGAATTACGAGAACAGGATCTACGGTGTGCCCCTCTGCTATTCTGGCAAATTCGTGAGGGTCCAGAGAACGGGTGATGTGCTCAAGATTCTTACTCCTGACACACACGATGAACTCTATGCGCATCACGTGAACTGGTCAAAAAAACCGAACAACTGCATCGGACAATGGTCTCTTGAACCGGAGGAACAGCCGACACAAAAAGTCACCTCGACATTGGCATTTGTCCCTCCAAGGGATACAAGTAGGAGGTTTGATAGGTTCTCTATCCTGAAGGAGGATTCGTTCAATGACAAGTGA